The genome window AATCTCGATAGAATGCGCCAGACTCGTATTTTGAGCACACTATGGTTCAGGATGATAAACGATAGGTCAGAGAGCATCTCGAAGAATCACCAAGACACCCTTCAATGGGCAATCGAAGGTTcaaacaacaccaagtccTGGCATGATCTCCCATCTTGGCTTCTCAACGGCTCGGGTATCTACTGGGTTTCTGGGAAAGCCGGGAGCGGCAAGTCAACCCTGATGAAGTTTGTCTTTGGGCATCAACGAACCACGTCGATGTTATCTCAATGGGCTAACAGAGGCCGACTGCTCATATGTCATtacttcttctccaacttaGGAACAGATCTCCAGAAGAGCCAGGCTGGACTCTCTCGGACATTACTTTACCAGATATTGGATCAAAACAGGTCACTGATTCGAGAAGCACTTCCTAATATGTGGAAAGAAATACTTGAACGAGAGTCTAGCCTGAGAGATAAGGATCTAGCCACCCATGATGATATCACTTTACCTTCGGTAGCCGAGACCCGGCAAGCATTTGAAGTTATCTCAGCAAATAGTGACAGGATAGGACACatttgcttcttcatcgatggacttgatgagcttgttggaGAGTATAGTGACAGCATAggcttcatcaacaagctGGCTCAGAACGAACAGTCCAAAGTCATCGTCTCCAGTAGACCTATTCCATCCTGTGTCGCTGCCTTCCGAAAGCATCCTCATCTGAAGCTGCAAGACCTCACGCGACGCGACATACAAGCATATGTTCAGTTCAAAGTTGGAGGCCATCCGTCCATGAAACGACATATGAGACGGTCTCCCGAAGAGTCAGCCTCTTTGATGAACGAACTTGTTGATAAGTCTTGTGGAGTCTGGCTCTGGATAATACTCGCTTGTCGATCTATATGTGGAGGATTCGACGATCACGATCGCCTTTCAGAAATTCGTCGTCGCGTAGACGAACTCCCTCCAGAGCTCAAGGACATGTTCATGCATATGCTCAGCAAGATTCACAGAcgacatcaagaacaaggagctCAGTTGCTGAAGATCTGCTACGCATATCAAAAGACCAAGTCACCATTCCTCCAGAAAGGGCTGTACGCGCTAGGCCTCGCACTAGTGGACGATTATAATGCGGAACCTATTTGCATTCAGCCtcttgacgacgaggaaAAGCTGGAGATCTGCGAAGAACTCGAAGGTCGGCTGAGAAGTCGCTGCTGGGGATTACTGGAGTTTGCGACCTCCAGAACTGGAACTTCGGCAGGTGGCATAACAGAAGCAAAAGTTGTCTTCATGCACCGGACCGTCTTTGAATTTCTGAGCGATCAGAACTCATGGAAGCTTGACTGTCTCCAGATACACGACGCTGGTTTCGAGGCATCTACAGCGTTGTCGCTGTATGGTATGCACATGGCTGTCCAGAAGCTTTCTGAAAATAATGAAGTGGCGGCCATGGATATATTCGAGGAGGGCCTTTGGTGGGGAGCTGAAGCCGACAAGCAGAGACCTGATAACACCAACAACTGCTTCTTCCATCTTACGGCCTTTCTTTCGCTTCTATCAGAAAGAAGACTCTCATGCGTTACACTACAGAGACTTGCGCAGGCAGTACCTCTTGATTCGTCTGACCCTCCATCCATGCATAATTCTCCGCCCATCGCATTACTTCTCGCTATCGAAGCTGGTGCAATGAACTTTGTCAAGAGCCATCCTAGCTTTACAACAACAGGTCATGATTGTCAGCGTGGATGTAAGCCCCTTCTATACCATGCCCTCAGGAAACAATTTCTTAGTGGCAAATTCAACGATCAGCCATCAGACTCACGTTTCAACTCCGCTCACATGGTGGAGATGCTCCTTCTAAGGGGCTGTGACGCTACCAATTCCGTCTCAGTCAGTGGCTGGGAGACAAGTCTTTGGTCTTTGTGGTTGGAGGAGCTGACAAGGCTTACGGCCTATGCTCTCAGCGAAGACGAAAAGGCTACGCTAGCTAATATCTCTGAGGTCTTTCGAACATCAAACAATGGTTCCAGGCCGAAAGGATTTGATGATATGATCATTGATTGGCCTGGTGTTGCCCACTAGAGAAGGATTATTCCACCAGTTGTGGAGTTCTAGCAGATTAGCACTGAGTaacttcttctcaacactgCTTTGGCTTAACGACTAAGTCTCGTCAGCAGTCGGTCGCCTAATAGCTCCTGTATCATGCTTATTGGCATGGCTTTCAACCTCGAGCCCCGAGTTCGGCGCTATAGTGCAAGGAGTCGCTGCTTGTAAAGTTAGACTATTCAGTGTATCAGCTTGGGCCAATCTCAAACGTGATGAACATTCCCCTGGTCTGAAACAAGTAAAGGGGAAGGATGGACTGCCGGGTGGCATGCCGTCAATCCGCACGCTAAAAAAAATTATACTGAAACCACAGTGGGCCAGGGCCCGTCAAGCAGAGATCAGCGGTTCCATAGATCCGAAATCCGAATCCGTAAATGTTGATAGCCAATTGATTTGCGGAGACGCTTTATTATcagtttatttataaatcCTGCCTTGTTTTAAGCTGTAAGACCATCTGGACcttctaatatataaagcaTTCCCTTTGTGTTTGCGAAGCAGTGATATGTTATTCTAGCATACCCAACTACCTTACTATCATTTCttaataattctttttcTTGCATATACCTTATTCTCACATCTATATCTATTTCATTGCAAATCAGCTGCCTCTTTATCACCATCAATCGATTGAGGCCATTCTCCAGAGCGAATAATGGCGAACGACACCCAAACGCCTGAAGGCTACGCCCCCTTTGACTTGTATCCTTACAACCCATCTCAAGGTCCAGCGTATGCGTTCTTGGGCCTTTTTGGAGCAGCGGGTATTGCCCACTTCATCATGATATTCCCCTATCGAGCAGCCTTTCCCATCCCGATGATCATCGGGTGCGGTAGTACGTTGCTTGCCTGCTCACTTCCATGTAGTTCCACGTCGCTGATACTGTTTCTAGTGGAGGCCGCCGCCTATTGGTTTCGATCTCGATCTCATGACAACTTGCGACAGACGTTGCCTTTTCTAATCCAAAACCTACTCGTCCTCGTGGCCCCGCCATTCCTCGCCGCCACGATCTACATGTCTCTCGGTCGAATCACAAGAGCTCTCAAAGCACAGGAAGCATCGCTTATAAGCCTGCGTTGGATCACTAAACTGTTCGTCTTGGTTGATCTGATCTGCTTCGCCACGCAGACTGCGGGTGCCATCATGTCAGGCAGTGAAGATCTGGAAGAGGCCAAGCGAGGCCAgactatcatcatcggcggaCTGGTTCTCCAGATCCTGGCTTTTGCCTTGTTCATAACCTGCACTCTCACCCTGCAGCTCAGGCTCCACTCAAACCCTCCGGTCCAGTGTGTTGCAGGTGTGATCACGCACTATCGTCGATACTTCATCGCACTCTACTGCACCAGCggcttgttcttgatccGCAATTTGGTCAGAATTATCGAGTATAAGCAAGGTGGTGATGGCCCACTGTTGTCAAATGAAGCGTTCTTATATGTTTTCGATTGCTGCTTTATGTTGGCTATCATATTAATTATCCTTGTATTACACCCAGGTCAGCTGATTCGGAAAGCTCGGCGGTTAGATGTTTTGAAGGAGGATTTGCCATTGGTGTCGAGGTGATGACGCATAGGATAGACTTACCTGGTCTATTTTCTGGTTCcctatttaattaatatatttaacaTAAACCAATAAACTAAAACGGCTTAATAAACTTGGGAGTCTTCCGTAATTTCACCTCTTGACTGAGTCCCAGGTTGAATGGAAAGTTCCGTCTCATGAGTCAAGGACAGCTGGTAGTGGGCCCCTCCGTAGAACTCACTGGCCAGTCATAAGTTTACGCATCGGGATACGTATAAGCTAACCCAGGGCGAATCCGCCGTGCGGCACCCGAAATGTCCGAGGATGCGATAAGACTTCTCCGTCTAACAACTTTCCGATCTGTCGTcaaaaaaaagaagaaaaaacCACCAACAAGCCAATCCACGGTAGCCCGAGGTAAAACTACAGTTTCAAGCCCAGCTGACGAGAGACTTGGCACTTTCTCGTCCCCAACCGCGTACGAATATGCGTAAACCCCACAAAAAATCTCGGCTCGGCTGCCAAACCTGCAAAAGGCGAAAGATCAAGGTTAGTCGTGTTGTACTTCCATTAGCCATTCAAGGGGCACCTATACCTATTAGAGTCATACCATACTGTACTGTAGTACGTTAGTCTAACTATGTAAACTTTTCAAGTGCGACGAGGTGAAGCCGCAGTGCGGAAAATGCGTTCAGTTTGGTGTATGGTGCGACTACTCCCCCCAACCACCAGCTTCCCAGGCTTCTATCAGCCCTCAGCCCGACAGTCAATCACGGCGCCCGGGGCGTCCCAGATCGGATTGGACATCATGGGCTGAGCAGATCCGGTCTCACGCAGCAGATTCTGCCGCAGAAAGCTCTGGGCATCTGAATACAATGGATCTTGAGCTCTTTCACAACTGGATGACCAGAACTGCAAGCACTCTTGGCGATGGTAGTTCCCAGAGCCTTCTTTGGTCCGAAGGGGCGCCTCGAGTGGGATTTCAACACAACTGCATACTCAAACTTATACTCTCATTGTCTTCATACCATCTGGCCCGACTTAAACCTATCGATGGACAGCGATATTCGTTAATTGCAGAAACGCATCTGACGGCTGCGTTGCaaccagccatgatgttgatcagTAATCTCGGTGGAGATAACAGCCCAGCTGCGTATCTGACGTCCGTCTTGATATGCTTCGTTGCTCTCGCCAAAGGTCCGAGCCCCGGGAATCTTCTCCTTACCAACATCGAAGGGCAAGTTTCATGGCTTCATCTCCTTCGGGGTGTACGTTTAGTTGTTGAGTCCACAGGCTGGTCATCGATATTCTCGGGTATGCTGGCAGAGTATGCTCCGATACCTGGCAACGATACTTCAGAACACAGCGCAACGACCGATCCAGCCTTAATGGTTGATGGTATTGAAGACTGGCGCTCTTCTTTGAACGAAATATCGCATCTGATTGCTCAATTGGCAGAGGAAAAGCTTGGCAACGCCTACGATCGTGAACTTCAAGCTCTCACTACATGTTTTGAAAGGACATTTCACAAGGGGCAAGACGCTACCTTGGATATAATTGGTAAGCTTCAGGATGTTGTAGGCTGGGTCTACCGACTTGGAGACGATTACATGGAAGGATTACGCCAAAGAGACCTCATCTCAACAGTCATTCTGGGACATTTTTGCGTCCTACTTCGGACAGTTGAGGCCCAGTTTTGGTTCATGCACGGATGGGCGGCCCATATCATGGGGGAGATCCTCGTTATTTCTCCCAACTCTCTACAATGGCTCTCATGGCCAATTTCGTACCTGAACCCATAGGAATAGCTTAATAATATCTAGATTCAGGGCGATGACTGTCACCGTCGCCACTGAGCTTTCGCGATATCTTAACATGACCCTCGAGCGCTATTTCCTTCGTTGTACCTGCGGCTTCTTTCTACCTCGGCCGACTCTCTTAAGCTTCACCGCTCGAATGGTATGTTCCCACTAATGGGACGCCTTCTTGGAAGCCCAGTGCGTATGTGCTCATCAGTAGCTAGATGCACTAGATATGATTACGCGACATTGAGCAAGCCATTTATTACATAGGAAACACACACAAGATACATAAACCCAGTTCCAATTTTGCCCAAACTTATACCTCCTCTCCACAATCTAGCTTGGTAGGATCTTCCTTTAGCTTGATACAATCTACCTTTTGTTGTGGCTTCCTCCGATGACCACAACACCCTACGACGCCCTGTGCAGTTGTCGCAAACCATAAGAGCATGGTAACAAGATTAATCCATACAGCTGCCCGCATCCTACCACCAGACACTAATCTTTCAAATTCTCGGTCCTTTACTGGGTCTCCTGTGCCCAGGTAAATTGAGGCAAATGTCCCAAACTGCGCAACCCATAGCACAAAGACAAGACCATCGAGCAGACACCAGTACCAGCCAGCAGTCGTGAAAAGCAAGTCCACAATGCAAATAATCATGGATACCCCGGCCACAAGCTCAGCATAGATCCAAGCTGAGCCAGCTCTAACATTGTGATCTGTCGCATGTTGGAGATCGAGGCCGTACAAGACCGCCACAACAATGGCGAATATACATTGTAGGGTACGTATGACTAGTCGAGAAATCGGGCCTGCGacgctcttcttctctgagCGATCAGAGGCGGTCATTGGGGGCATTACTTTGTTGATGTAAAAGCTGCCAAAGCGAACTTGTGGTCTTGTCGTGCTGTAGTAAATTAATGAGCTGATCAGCAGAAGGTCATCCTGAGAGGAGGTAATAATAGCATATCGAGCTTGTGTCTTCGACCTACCTTGCCTTGTTAGAGGGGGGTATGGTTTTAACTACTGTACTGAAACCATAATACCTCCTGAATTTATCTTAGGTGAATAAATGCTTCTAAGTTTTATGAGGGATGAAAGCGCGGTATATATAGTAACACGTATAGTTACCCACAAATCAGTTATACTCTAGTGACCCTAGTCAAGAGGCAGATTTATTATTCGCCTGCTTCAGATAGTAGTGCGTGGATACAGAACCTCTTTAGTGTGAAATTCCTTACCATAAAACAGACTTCCCAGTAATGCCGACCAGGACTAAGACGATCGTACTTCGGGAATTGGATAGAGATGTGGCATGGTGGAACCCAAGGAGCCCTATGGGGGAATTTACGCAAATAAGCGTAAAACTTGAGACGATAAGGGTTAGCTGCGTGGGACAATACGTACTATTGTTAACACCAAACTCCACCAGCATGTTGATTATTAAATCCCGGTGTTTGACCTAATACCACCCAGACGCGATGGTAAACGGCAATTTTACTGCAGATGCTGTCGATTTAGTAATGTCGATTGACGTCAGTGTATGAGGTATAGTGTAGACAATACTATATTTTCCGTAGCTCAATGAGACATTTATAATCAACAAGCTGTGCCCCTTTAAGAGGCTACGGGAAGAAGGAGACTTGATCATTTAAGAGGGTCCTGTgactgaagaagagatcgaTAATACTATTGCAGATTTTGAGATCTTCTATAAAAGAAGGACTAGAAGAAGTTGGTTAAGCGAGACTGACTAAGtagttatttaaaaaaagctattaataagaaatattaaaagtattagttttttaatattttctttcgcttttttatcttttttctttttatcttttctatttttatatatctctttatgtctttctttctcttatacttatattttactttcttttatattaataccTCTTTTACctctttcttgtcttttatatatttatccCTTCTTTAGAATCCTAGGAaagttcttatataaatagcatATAAGTAAAATAGCTTTctatagcctaatataaCCCGAATCTAACCCTAATACTTTTTTATTAGAGTTTAAAGCTAGAATACTgatataaaagtataaaattaattataacAATGACGATCTGTATAGCACCCAAAGCAGGTGCATATCTCAGACCGAAGGATGCATTCTCAAGTTCCGACGAAGAAAGTCTTGGTTGGTTGAGCGGCCCAGACAGTGCCCTATTCCTGTATTCCGGTCATCCCTTGCCTAAACGATGTTCTCTAGATCATTGGTTGCAGGGATAACACCTCCTCAGCCGATCATAATAGCCCAAAGCAACACAGCCAATCAGGCACGACCCAGGTCGAGATCATGTAAATTAGGAGCAAATGATGGGAATATGTAGCTGTAACACGGGTCCTTATAACCTGGAAGAAGGAAAACTCTAATTTATGTGGTTATAGATATATCGCgaaaggaaggaaaaggcttttcttctctttcttatattaatctCGCAAGAAGGTCAGCGATGAAGCGCGCCCAAAATTGCATCGAATGGGCCAGCTACAATGGGTGGGTACAAGAAATAACCGCCAAGACTCGGGGGCCAACGACGGTTGATTTGTGCGTAAGCAATCGGTATGAGTCACTAatcaacctccttctttCGACCTCGAGCGCTAGACATCTGCAGTTTGTCACGGAATCTCGGGATATTGGAGTTACACGGTGATTTTTAACTTGCCATGGGGCTGGTGATTCGGCGAGACGATTCTGGCTTAGCGTAACAAAGCCCCCCTCATGACCAAAACCTACTGCATTTCAAAGTCAGGAAACCAGCCTCAAGTCATATAAGATGGGACAATAAATAGACCTAAAAGTATTCCCGAAACGATTATTAACTCATCCCTCTTGGATTTTATAGTTCAAATCGTTTGCTAACTATGACTCGGTCAAGCCCGAACATCCCCTCGACGGTGGAGGAGATCCTCGCTACTGCCACAATGGACCCCTCTTTCGAGGAGGCTTATTCCAAGAAAGGCCGCCCTC of Fusarium oxysporum Fo47 chromosome I, complete sequence contains these proteins:
- a CDS encoding prion-inhibition and propagation-domain-containing protein; its protein translation is MAEVAGLALGVLGLAGLIGAFKDTIDLFNTVVDMRHMGRQYQVLDIKLDIEKTLLLQWADRMKLLQNDHDSRLDERNTQTLVLRILGSIRSILTDTNQLQQRYGLRLENDTEAPTLPPISTSMSRGPDLSELPSELFSGSLPLQHSGWRFSQQRMKSFMRRLEALPVPVQGQATTTSVAQKTRWVIRDKQKFEILVQDLAELTAKLDQVVPPSSSETARSMIQSDIELIKKDVRKLLLFQEAAANHEAITQSTQQNLDRMRQTRILSTLWFRMINDRSESISKNHQDTLQWAIEGSNNTKSWHDLPSWLLNGSGIYWVSGKAGSGKSTLMKFVFGHQRTTSMLSQWANRGRLLICHYFFSNLGTDLQKSQAGLSRTLLYQILDQNRSLIREALPNMWKEILERESSLRDKDLATHDDITLPSVAETRQAFEVISANSDRIGHICFFIDGLDELVGEYSDSIGFINKLAQNEQSKVIVSSRPIPSCVAAFRKHPHLKLQDLTRRDIQAYVQFKVGGHPSMKRHMRRSPEESASLMNELVDKSCGVWLWIILACRSICGGFDDHDRLSEIRRRVDELPPELKDMFMHMLSKIHRRHQEQGAQLLKICYAYQKTKSPFLQKGLYALGLALVDDYNAEPICIQPLDDEEKLEICEELEGRLRSRCWGLLEFATSRTGTSAGGITEAKVVFMHRTVFEFLSDQNSWKLDCLQIHDAGFEASTALSLYGMHMAVQKLSENNEVAAMDIFEEGLWWGAEADKQRPDNTNNCFFHLTAFLSLLSERRLSCVTLQRLAQAVPLDSSDPPSMHNSPPIALLLAIEAGAMNFVKSHPSFTTTGHDCQRGCKPLLYHALRKQFLSGKFNDQPSDSRFNSAHMVEMLLLRGCDATNSVSVSGWETSLWSLWLEELTRLTAYALSEDEKATLANISEVFRTSNNGSRPKGFDDMIIDWPGVAH